The following proteins come from a genomic window of Citrobacter europaeus:
- a CDS encoding MFS transporter, producing the protein MTRFLICSFALVLLYPAGIDMYLVGLPRIAADLQASEAQLHIAFSVYLAGMATAMLFAGKIADRSGRKPVAIVGALIFIFASALCSFAESGTPFLIGRFIQGTGAGCCYVVAFAILRDTLDDRRRAKVLSLLNGITCIVPVLAPVMGHLIMLKYPWQSLFYTMIGMGVAVCLLSVFVLRESRPAMLPPSAEKNHLSESLVNRFFLSRLAITTLSVSVILTFVNTSPVLLMEVMGFDRGEYATTMAMTAGISMAVSFSTPFALSVFKPRVLMLTSQVLFLCAGVVLTLAASHAVTLFGLTLICAGFSVGFGVAMSQALGPFSLRAGVASSALGIAQVCGSSLWIWLAAVLGLDALNMLIGILIGCSIVSIMLIITVAPNRSAPTHEEIPQQSRS; encoded by the coding sequence ATGACACGCTTTCTAATCTGCAGTTTCGCCCTGGTGTTACTTTATCCCGCCGGTATTGATATGTATCTGGTAGGGCTGCCCCGTATTGCTGCCGATTTACAGGCCAGCGAGGCGCAACTGCATATCGCGTTTTCGGTTTATCTGGCGGGAATGGCGACGGCGATGCTGTTCGCGGGAAAAATTGCCGATCGGTCAGGACGCAAACCCGTCGCTATTGTCGGCGCCCTCATCTTTATTTTCGCCTCTGCGCTGTGTTCATTCGCCGAAAGCGGTACGCCGTTTCTTATTGGCCGCTTTATTCAGGGCACAGGCGCAGGTTGCTGCTATGTGGTGGCCTTCGCTATTCTGCGCGATACGCTCGACGATCGCCGCCGGGCGAAGGTACTGTCGCTGTTGAACGGAATTACCTGTATTGTGCCGGTGCTGGCTCCAGTGATGGGGCATCTGATCATGCTCAAATACCCGTGGCAGAGCCTGTTCTACACGATGATCGGTATGGGGGTGGCTGTTTGCCTGCTGTCGGTGTTTGTCCTGCGAGAATCGCGCCCAGCGATGCTCCCGCCCTCTGCGGAAAAGAATCATCTGTCCGAATCTCTGGTTAACCGCTTTTTCTTAAGCCGCCTGGCTATTACCACCCTCAGCGTGTCGGTGATCCTGACCTTCGTGAATACCTCCCCAGTGCTGTTGATGGAAGTGATGGGCTTCGACCGCGGCGAGTACGCCACCACCATGGCCATGACCGCAGGCATCAGCATGGCTGTCTCTTTCTCCACACCATTCGCTCTGAGCGTGTTTAAGCCTCGCGTTCTGATGTTGACCTCGCAGGTGCTGTTTCTGTGTGCAGGTGTGGTGTTAACCCTTGCCGCCTCACACGCAGTAACGCTGTTTGGGCTGACTTTAATCTGCGCGGGGTTCTCGGTTGGTTTTGGTGTCGCCATGAGCCAGGCACTGGGTCCGTTCTCGCTGCGCGCGGGCGTTGCCAGCTCGGCGTTAGGTATTGCGCAGGTTTGCGGTTCCTCGCTGTGGATTTGGCTGGCGGCGGTGCTCGGCCTTGATGCGTTGAATATGCTGATCGGGATTCTGATTGGCTGTAGCATAGTGAGTATCATGCTGATTATCACTGTTGCACCTAACCGGTCCGCGCCAACTCATGAAGAAATCCCTCAGCAGTCTCGATCTTAA
- the yidZ gene encoding HTH-type transcriptional regulator YidZ codes for MKKSLSSLDLNLLLCLQLLMQERSVTKTAKRMNVTPSAVSKSLSKLRAWFDDPLFVNTPLGLTPTPLMVSMEQNLAEWMQMSNQLLDKPHHEAPRGLKFDLVAETPLVMIMFNALSRQIYQRYPQATIKIRNWDYDSLDAIIRGEVDIGFTGRESHPRSRELLSLLPLSIDHEVLFSDLPCVWLREDHPALQEEWNLDTFLRYPHISISWEQSDTWALDEVLQEMGRARNIALCLPGFEQSLFMAAQPEHALIATAPVYCQRYNQLHQLPLVARPMPFDAAQLEKMRVPFTLLWHKRNSHNPKIVWLKDTIKALYRDMS; via the coding sequence ATGAAGAAATCCCTCAGCAGTCTCGATCTTAATTTATTACTCTGCCTGCAGCTGTTGATGCAGGAGCGCAGCGTCACCAAAACCGCCAAACGGATGAACGTCACGCCGTCGGCGGTGAGTAAATCGTTGTCGAAGTTAAGGGCCTGGTTTGACGATCCGCTGTTTGTAAACACCCCGCTGGGGCTAACGCCAACGCCGCTGATGGTCAGCATGGAACAGAACCTGGCAGAGTGGATGCAGATGAGCAACCAGTTGCTGGATAAGCCACACCATGAAGCGCCGCGCGGGCTAAAGTTTGATCTGGTGGCCGAAACGCCGCTGGTGATGATCATGTTCAACGCGCTTTCCAGGCAGATTTATCAGCGTTATCCTCAGGCGACGATCAAAATTCGCAACTGGGACTATGATTCGCTGGATGCGATTATTCGCGGCGAAGTGGATATCGGTTTTACCGGGCGTGAAAGCCATCCACGCTCGCGTGAACTGTTAAGTTTATTGCCGCTGTCGATCGACCATGAAGTGCTGTTTTCCGATCTGCCCTGCGTCTGGCTACGTGAAGATCATCCCGCACTGCAGGAAGAGTGGAATCTGGACACTTTTCTGCGCTATCCGCACATCAGCATTAGCTGGGAGCAAAGCGATACCTGGGCGTTGGATGAAGTACTGCAAGAGATGGGGCGCGCGCGCAATATCGCGTTATGTCTGCCCGGTTTTGAGCAATCGCTGTTCATGGCCGCCCAGCCGGAACACGCGCTGATAGCCACAGCTCCGGTTTATTGCCAGCGTTATAACCAACTCCACCAGCTTCCGCTGGTGGCGCGCCCAATGCCTTTTGATGCCGCGCAGTTGGAAAAAATGCGCGTACCCTTCACCCTTCTTTGGCATAAACGTAACAGTCATAATCCTAAGATCGTCTGGTTGAAAGACACGATCAAGGCGCTTTATCGCGATATGTCCTGA
- a CDS encoding 4'-phosphopantetheinyl transferase superfamily protein gives MATHFARGILTEGHLVSARLPSPCHIEARDLPVHRRTRFLASRSLLAELMFMLYGTSTLPEIVTQAKGKPVFRDTNLPGFSISYAGNIVGVALTTEGTCGLDLELQRATRGFHNPNSAETWRFSSNENLWINNQNDPNEARAQLITLRQSVLKLTGDVCNDDPRELQLLPGAGRLKCAHVAQVEAICDAEDVLVWSVAVTPTIEKLKVWEFDGKQDWKSLPDIQTRANEPTGRLIRFSQLCAAKSYTLS, from the coding sequence ATGGCGACACATTTTGCCAGAGGGATTCTTACGGAGGGACACCTGGTTTCAGCTCGCCTCCCTTCTCCATGTCATATCGAAGCAAGAGATCTACCCGTTCATCGCCGAACACGTTTCCTGGCTTCCCGAAGTCTTCTCGCCGAACTGATGTTTATGCTTTACGGCACCAGCACGCTGCCCGAGATTGTTACTCAGGCCAAAGGAAAACCCGTTTTTCGCGATACGAACCTGCCGGGGTTTTCGATTTCTTATGCCGGGAATATCGTCGGCGTTGCGCTAACGACGGAAGGAACGTGCGGCCTGGATTTGGAGCTTCAGCGGGCTACCCGCGGCTTTCACAATCCGAATTCAGCGGAAACCTGGCGCTTCTCCAGCAACGAAAATCTGTGGATCAACAATCAAAACGACCCCAACGAAGCACGCGCGCAGCTCATTACGTTGCGCCAGAGCGTACTCAAACTCACCGGCGATGTGTGCAATGACGACCCGCGCGAACTCCAGCTTTTACCCGGTGCAGGACGTCTGAAATGTGCCCACGTTGCGCAGGTTGAAGCCATTTGCGATGCGGAAGATGTGCTGGTGTGGTCGGTTGCGGTTACGCCAACCATTGAAAAACTCAAGGTTTGGGAGTTTGATGGTAAACAGGACTGGAAAAGTTTGCCGGATATCCAGACTCGCGCCAATGAGCCTACGGGTCGTCTGATTCGATTCTCTCAATTATGCGCAGCGAAGAGCTATACGCTTAGCTGA
- a CDS encoding NAD(P)H-dependent oxidoreductase yields the protein MSETLNVVTLLGSLRKGSFNGMVARTLPKIAPAGMEVNALPSIGDIPLYDADLQQEEGFPASVEALAEQIRKADGVVIVTPEYNYSVPGGLKNAIDWLSRLPDQPLSGKPVLIQTSSMGAIGGARCQYHLRQILVFLDAMVMNKPEFMGGVIQNKVDPQTGEVIDQSTLDHLTGQLTAFGDYIQRVKA from the coding sequence ATGTCTGAAACATTGAATGTTGTTACGTTACTGGGAAGTCTGCGCAAAGGTTCGTTTAATGGAATGGTTGCCCGTACGCTGCCTAAGATTGCTCCAGCGGGCATGGAAGTGAACGCGTTACCATCGATTGGTGATATCCCACTGTACGATGCCGATCTCCAGCAGGAAGAAGGTTTTCCGGCAAGCGTAGAAGCGCTGGCAGAGCAAATCAGGAAGGCTGACGGTGTTGTCATCGTGACGCCGGAATATAACTATTCAGTACCCGGCGGACTGAAGAACGCTATCGACTGGCTGTCTCGTCTGCCGGATCAGCCGTTATCGGGCAAACCAGTGCTGATTCAGACCAGCTCCATGGGCGCCATTGGCGGCGCGCGCTGCCAGTACCATCTGCGTCAGATCCTGGTGTTCCTTGACGCCATGGTTATGAACAAGCCTGAATTTATGGGCGGCGTCATTCAGAACAAAGTTGACCCGCAGACGGGCGAAGTGATCGACCAAAGTACGCTGGACCATCTGACCGGTCAGCTGACCGCATTTGGTGACTACATTCAGCGCGTGAAAGCGTAA
- a CDS encoding sigma 54-interacting transcriptional regulator yields MDRTFSHLRTALCSSTQLEKSMYACLQSIPDSIVCDGIFFNYYRSDIRCIQFLALATHKTARLKRDVIPIPENIARQFNHSDNFSTQVIDNLSQCPLTEYVVSTCFRNIKSLILMRMHLDGLRLGAMGIFSHHANAFTPQHAELFESVRGELSLLAFIALSRQNLLVNNTPVPLSELPVPEENEKFIISQTNSHLYQLYRSLDKLANSEQPILLLGEEGVGKTTLASELQQRKTNRSGYYGLITPQGQLVIMRSGVVDRTINIDLNKTPNMAMFLILHQGSLLVKEIKSFPERWQTFLLALHASYREYCQLQIIATQTQPFSMVQNSGIYDISKGHLTNQRYANILCQIITLPPLRYRHDDIPLLLTHYLRKLSGQHKYHTLPVLGDDALRLLLQYNWPGNITELIGLLENAFFRCPANELNIIIPRERNTLSISTLDEAIRQHIQKALKQTGGRISGKDGAAELLGVNSNTLYSKIKKLGIVVKD; encoded by the coding sequence ATGGACAGGACATTTTCACATCTCAGGACCGCTTTATGTAGCAGTACACAATTGGAGAAATCCATGTATGCTTGCCTACAATCGATACCAGATTCAATAGTTTGTGACGGTATTTTCTTTAACTACTACCGTAGTGATATTCGTTGCATCCAGTTTTTAGCATTGGCGACGCATAAAACGGCACGATTGAAAAGGGATGTCATCCCCATTCCTGAAAACATTGCCCGACAATTCAATCACTCAGATAATTTTTCTACTCAGGTTATCGACAATCTGAGCCAATGCCCGTTGACTGAATATGTGGTTAGTACCTGCTTTCGTAATATCAAATCGCTTATCCTGATGCGCATGCATTTGGATGGTTTACGACTTGGTGCAATGGGTATATTTAGCCACCATGCAAATGCCTTTACACCTCAACATGCTGAATTATTTGAATCTGTGAGAGGAGAGCTCTCATTACTGGCTTTTATTGCCTTGTCACGACAAAATCTTTTAGTGAATAATACTCCAGTTCCACTATCAGAACTTCCTGTCCCAGAAGAGAATGAAAAATTTATCATCAGTCAAACCAATTCCCATCTGTATCAGTTATATAGGTCGCTGGATAAATTAGCAAATAGTGAGCAACCTATTTTACTACTGGGCGAGGAAGGTGTAGGAAAAACAACACTAGCCTCAGAACTTCAACAACGAAAAACCAACCGTAGTGGTTATTATGGATTGATAACACCTCAAGGCCAGTTGGTTATTATGAGAAGTGGGGTTGTAGATAGAACAATAAACATAGACTTGAATAAAACACCTAATATGGCTATGTTTTTGATATTACATCAAGGTTCTTTACTAGTAAAAGAAATAAAGTCATTTCCCGAGCGCTGGCAAACTTTTCTACTCGCACTCCATGCAAGCTATCGCGAGTATTGCCAGTTGCAGATTATTGCTACGCAAACACAACCATTTTCAATGGTACAAAACTCCGGTATCTACGATATATCTAAAGGCCATCTGACAAATCAACGGTATGCTAACATTCTCTGCCAGATAATCACCTTACCGCCCCTACGGTATCGCCATGATGACATCCCTCTGTTGTTAACACATTATTTAAGGAAATTATCAGGTCAACATAAATACCATACTCTACCAGTGTTAGGGGATGATGCTCTACGATTATTATTGCAATATAACTGGCCGGGCAACATCACAGAATTAATTGGATTATTAGAGAATGCGTTCTTCCGTTGCCCAGCTAATGAATTGAATATTATTATCCCCCGAGAGAGGAATACTTTGTCAATCAGCACGCTTGATGAGGCTATACGCCAGCACATTCAAAAGGCATTAAAACAGACAGGGGGAAGAATATCAGGTAAAGATGGGGCCGCAGAACTACTCGGTGTCAACAGTAACACCCTCTACAGCAAAATAAAAAAGCTGGGCATAGTTGTTAAAGATTAA